The Entelurus aequoreus isolate RoL-2023_Sb linkage group LG23, RoL_Eaeq_v1.1, whole genome shotgun sequence genome has a window encoding:
- the LOC133641020 gene encoding tripartite motif-containing protein 12A-like gives MACHEALQCPSCLEVFKDPVMLPCSHSFCRSCVERWWEGKKDRSCPLCRTECRSMDLPPNLALRNVCEAFAASSVDTEEECKLHKEKLQLFCLNHQQPVCLVCKHANIHTNHRFSPIEEAAKEHREDLQKVLQIMTKRLKMFTEVKEDISQQAEHIQVQKQQAESKIKETFKELHNFLEEEEEARLSLVREEEQSKSQTMKEKIEGLSSDIKALQGVLDSTEKLLTAGNVSFLKNYKEMRARAQKMPEEPKLVPGPVLDMDKHLDNLPLTMWEKIKTLVSQSAVILNPNTSNPELRQKLSREEQHPKNPVSVQDLHVLNVTAVHSEAHTWNVDVGDNDNWELGLMFESFRAGIRFQDGKYKRIYPGRVHLPLSIKEKQQRFRVRLDISKGKVSFHDFCTDTILDTFDVPISFSFWEYFSRTMTITLYTYISNDVNICD, from the coding sequence ATGGCTTGCCATGAAGCTCTCCAATGTCCTTCCTGTTTGGAGGTCTTCAAAGACCCTGTCATGCTGCCTTGCAGCCACAGCTTCTGTCGCTCCTGTGTGGAGCGATGGTGGGAGGGGAAAAAGGACCGTTCTTGTCCACTCTGTAGGACGGAGTGCAGATCCATGGATTTACCTCCGAACTTGGCCTTGAGGAACGTGTGTGAAGCTTTTGCAGCGTCTTCCGTGGACACTGAGGAAGAGTGCAAGTTGCACAAGGAGAAACTGCAACTGTTCTGTTTGAACCATCAGCAGCCTGTGTGCCTTGTTTGCAAACATGCAAATATCCACACAAATCACAGATTCTCTCCTATCGAGGAAGCTGCAAAGGAACACAGAGAAGATCTACAGAAAGTCCTGCAAATCATGACAAAAAGACTGAAAATGTTTACCGAAGTTAAAGAAGACATCAGTCAACAAGCAGAACACATCCAGGTCCAGAAGCAGCAGGCTGAAAGCAAGATTAAGGAGACTTTTAAGGAGCTTCACAACTttctggaggaggaggaagaggctaGATTGTCTCTTGTGAGAGAAGAAGAGCAAAGCAAGAGTCAGACAATGAAAGAGAAGATTGAGGGTCTCAGCAGCGACATTAAAGCTCTCCAAGGTGTGCTTGACAGCACAGAGAAGCTGCTAACAGCTGGCAATGTTTCCTTCTTGAAGAACTACAAGGAAATGAGGGCCAGAGCCCAGAAGATGCCCGAAGAGCCCAAGCTGGTCCCAGGACCTGTGCTGGACATGGACAAGCATCTGGACAACCTCCCACTCACCATGTGGGAAAAAATTAAGACGTTAGTGTCCCAAAGTGCTGTGATTCTAAACCCAAACACCAGCAATCCAGAACTCAGACAGAAGCTAAGCAGAGAAGAGCAGCATCCGAAGAATCCAGTGAGTGTTCAAGACTTGCATGTGTTAAATGTAACTGCTGTGCACTCAGAAGCACACACCTGGAATGTTGATGTAGGCGACAACGACAACTGGGAACTGGGGTTAATGTTTGAGTCTTTTAGAGCTGGCATTCGATTTCAAGACGGGAAATACAAAAGGATTTACCCGGGTCGTGTACACTTGCCTTTGTCAATCAAAGAGAAACAGCAGAGATTCAGAGTTCGTCTCGACATTAGCAAGGGAAAGGTTTCATTTCATGACTTTTGTACAGacactattttagacacatttgatgtACCCATTTCTTTTAGTTTTTGGGAGTATTTCTCCAGGACAATGACAATAACACTGTACACTTACATTTCCAACGATGTCAATATCTGCGACTGA